A genomic region of Anaeromicrobium sediminis contains the following coding sequences:
- a CDS encoding radical SAM protein → MSLINNVVRETKSLCPDCLKTIKASIYEKNGAMYMYKVCEEHGEFHTLVWEDTKENYLEWIEYGGEARDQNVNSNPRPTTHNCPHDCGICSDHVQNISTAALMTTNVCDVNCPICFTKDGQQGVYKPSNEELLNMASHYQDTFSSEHPIELCGGEPTTRDDLPELAKGLREMGFDHIQLNTNGIRISKDLDFLKALKESGVTVIYLGFDGFSDKVYEKKYGRKMLDVKLKAIENCKTAEIGVVLVPVVMKGVNDSSLGEIIEIAKKNMPTVRGVYFQPVSFFGNYPTAPSNDERITIPGVLSCLEEQTCGEVKKVHFMPAGSEHALCSFNALYALNKDNTLKAVTKYGPRGINEDSAKKVSEFNKRSWRYSKMKTLTIGGMHFQDVWNIDVERLRQCRLCIISEDERIIPLCTKYVTSTKGEKLYSGIS, encoded by the coding sequence ATGAGTCTAATAAATAATGTTGTTAGAGAAACTAAAAGTCTTTGTCCTGATTGTTTAAAGACAATAAAGGCTTCCATTTATGAGAAAAACGGTGCCATGTATATGTATAAAGTTTGTGAAGAACATGGTGAATTTCATACCCTTGTATGGGAGGACACTAAAGAAAATTATTTAGAATGGATTGAGTATGGTGGAGAGGCAAGGGATCAAAATGTAAATAGTAACCCTAGACCTACCACTCACAATTGTCCTCATGACTGTGGAATTTGCAGTGATCATGTTCAGAATATTTCTACTGCTGCGTTGATGACAACTAATGTTTGTGATGTGAATTGTCCAATCTGTTTTACAAAAGATGGCCAACAAGGTGTTTACAAGCCGTCTAATGAAGAATTGCTTAATATGGCTAGTCACTATCAAGACACTTTTTCATCAGAACATCCTATTGAGTTATGTGGTGGAGAACCTACCACTAGAGATGATTTACCTGAATTGGCTAAAGGATTAAGAGAAATGGGATTTGACCATATTCAATTGAATACGAATGGGATTCGCATTTCAAAGGATTTAGATTTCTTAAAAGCACTTAAAGAAAGCGGTGTAACAGTCATTTACTTAGGGTTTGATGGATTTAGTGATAAAGTTTATGAAAAAAAATATGGACGAAAAATGTTGGATGTAAAACTTAAAGCCATTGAGAATTGTAAGACTGCTGAGATTGGTGTTGTTTTAGTTCCTGTTGTCATGAAGGGGGTTAATGATAGTAGTCTTGGGGAAATCATTGAGATTGCTAAGAAGAATATGCCAACGGTAAGAGGGGTTTATTTTCAGCCTGTGAGCTTTTTTGGCAATTATCCCACTGCACCTTCAAATGATGAGCGTATCACCATTCCTGGTGTGTTAAGTTGCTTGGAAGAACAGACCTGTGGCGAAGTTAAGAAGGTACATTTTATGCCGGCAGGAAGTGAACATGCCCTATGTTCTTTTAATGCACTTTATGCGCTTAATAAGGACAATACATTAAAAGCTGTGACTAAGTATGGGCCAAGAGGTATAAACGAAGATAGTGCGAAAAAAGTAAGTGAATTTAATAAGAGATCCTGGAGATATTCTAAGATGAAAACCCTAACCATTGGTGGTATGCATTTTCAGGATGTTTGGAATATAGATGTTGAAAGACTTAGACAATGTCGTCTTTGTATTATAAGTGAAGATGAACGAATTATTCCTCTTTGTACTAAATATGTGACAAGTACAAAGGGAGAAAAACTATATAGTGGAATTTCATAA